A portion of the Corallococcus silvisoli genome contains these proteins:
- a CDS encoding STAS domain-containing protein, whose translation MTGLQIHREEAAGRVTLRLEGTLDGRTAQELRVSLQALAQSEVVLDFAHLREFKDSAVGVLTHGLKQNAVQLRGLATHHERMFRYFGVVSSPSPHRAYYTPEDILSA comes from the coding sequence ATGACGGGGCTTCAGATTCATCGGGAGGAGGCGGCGGGTCGTGTCACCCTGCGCCTGGAGGGGACGTTGGACGGGAGGACGGCGCAGGAGCTGCGCGTGTCGCTCCAGGCCCTGGCCCAGAGCGAGGTGGTCCTGGACTTCGCGCACCTGCGCGAGTTCAAGGACAGCGCGGTGGGCGTCCTGACCCACGGCCTGAAGCAGAACGCGGTGCAGCTGCGCGGGCTGGCCACCCACCACGAGCGGATGTTCCGCTACTTCGGCGTGGTGTCATCACCTTCGCCCCACCGGGCGTACTACACGCCCGAGGACATCCTGTCGGCCTGA
- a CDS encoding AAA family ATPase, translated as MTQPARVLGPVPTPVSARAVMERLAAQLGRAVQGKTDEVRRVVTCVVAGGHLLLEDMPGVGKTTLAEALARACALSFSRIQFTADLLPADILGAQVFHAQTATFSFRPGPLFRQLVLADELNRAPPRTQSALLEGMAQGQVSMDGQTHPLPSPFTVVATQNPVDFSGTYPLPDSQLDRFLVRLSLGHPAADVEARLLTTRGAASPLPSVEAVTGPEELASLRAFAQEVQLDGAVADYVVRLARATREHGDLERGASTRAVLALGAAARAQALWEGRDFVTPGDVRAMLVPCWAHRVLLRSAVQGVSARDEAAHLVEELARKVAAPR; from the coding sequence ATGACCCAGCCCGCCCGCGTCCTCGGTCCTGTTCCCACCCCTGTTTCCGCACGCGCGGTGATGGAGCGGCTCGCCGCCCAGCTTGGCCGCGCCGTGCAGGGAAAGACCGACGAGGTGCGGCGCGTCGTCACCTGCGTGGTCGCGGGAGGGCACCTGCTCCTGGAGGACATGCCAGGTGTGGGGAAGACGACACTGGCGGAGGCGCTGGCCCGCGCGTGCGCCCTGTCCTTCTCCCGCATCCAGTTCACCGCGGACCTGCTGCCCGCGGACATCCTGGGCGCGCAGGTGTTCCACGCACAGACGGCCACCTTCTCCTTCCGTCCCGGCCCCCTGTTCCGTCAGCTGGTGCTGGCGGACGAGCTCAACCGGGCGCCCCCGCGCACCCAGTCCGCGCTCCTGGAGGGCATGGCCCAGGGCCAGGTGTCGATGGACGGGCAGACGCACCCCCTGCCCTCCCCCTTCACCGTGGTGGCCACCCAGAACCCGGTGGACTTCTCCGGCACCTACCCCCTGCCGGACTCGCAGCTGGATCGCTTCCTCGTGCGGCTGTCCCTGGGCCACCCGGCGGCGGACGTGGAGGCGCGCCTGCTCACCACGCGCGGCGCCGCGTCCCCGCTGCCGTCGGTGGAGGCGGTGACGGGGCCGGAAGAGCTGGCGTCGCTGCGCGCCTTCGCCCAGGAGGTGCAACTGGACGGGGCGGTCGCGGACTACGTGGTGCGGCTGGCGCGGGCCACCCGCGAGCACGGCGACCTGGAGCGCGGAGCCTCCACGCGAGCGGTGCTGGCGCTGGGGGCCGCCGCGCGCGCCCAGGCCCTGTGGGAGGGGCGGGACTTCGTCACCCCCGGCGACGTCCGCGCGATGCTGGTGCCCTGCTGGGCGCACCGGGTGCTCCTCCGGAGCGCGGTCCAGGGCGTGTCCGCGAGGGACGAGGCGGCGCACCTGGTGGAGGAGCTGGCGCGCAAGGTGGCGGCGCCCCGGTGA
- a CDS encoding DUF58 domain-containing protein, with protein MKASARPPFRARLRAFFRPPRTLSVTKTGRTYLVVTFGVGLGALNTGNNLLYLLLGLLLSMVVVSGVLSERCLRDLTVRRVGADAAFAREPFAYRWAVSRKAGHGFALTFSEDLSPLTGTGRLGHLPPGQECVVRADLAAPHRGPVRLSGVRVTTTWPLGLFAKTRVFFLEGTLLVYPRRGYACKEPGPAESGPRGEAGSPRHLDGTGDVAGLRELTPNEDARRIHWLKSASAGRLLKVEREREERRIWKLSLETGLTGDALERRCEEVAYQAHQLLEAGNEVGLQLPERTLRPAAGGGQERRILQALAWVGFEDTDSREAA; from the coding sequence GTGAAGGCCTCCGCCCGCCCCCCCTTCCGGGCCCGGCTGCGCGCCTTCTTCCGTCCCCCGCGCACGCTGTCGGTGACGAAGACGGGCCGCACGTACCTGGTGGTGACGTTCGGCGTGGGGCTGGGCGCGCTCAACACCGGCAACAACCTGCTGTACCTGCTGCTGGGCCTGCTGCTCAGCATGGTGGTGGTGTCCGGCGTGCTGTCGGAGCGCTGCCTGCGCGACCTCACGGTGCGCCGGGTGGGCGCGGACGCGGCCTTCGCCCGGGAGCCCTTCGCCTACCGCTGGGCGGTGTCGCGCAAGGCGGGCCACGGCTTCGCGCTGACGTTCTCCGAGGACCTGTCCCCGCTCACCGGCACCGGCCGGCTGGGGCACCTGCCCCCGGGGCAGGAGTGCGTCGTGAGGGCGGACCTGGCCGCGCCGCACCGGGGCCCGGTGCGCCTGTCCGGGGTGCGCGTCACCACGACGTGGCCCCTGGGCCTGTTCGCCAAGACGCGGGTGTTCTTCCTGGAGGGCACGCTGCTCGTCTACCCACGCCGGGGCTACGCCTGCAAGGAGCCGGGGCCCGCCGAGTCCGGCCCCCGGGGCGAGGCGGGCAGCCCGCGCCACCTGGACGGCACCGGCGACGTCGCGGGGCTGCGCGAGCTCACTCCGAACGAGGACGCGCGGCGCATCCATTGGCTGAAGAGCGCCTCGGCGGGTCGCCTGCTGAAGGTGGAGCGCGAGCGCGAGGAGCGCCGCATCTGGAAGCTCTCGCTGGAGACGGGCCTCACGGGCGACGCGCTGGAGCGCCGCTGCGAGGAGGTCGCCTACCAGGCCCACCAGCTCCTGGAAGCGGGGAATGAAGTGGGGCTCCAGCTTCCGGAGCGCACCCTGCGTCCGGCGGCGGGGGGCGGGCAGGAGCGGCGCATCCTCCAGGCGCTCGCGTGGGTGGGCTTCGAGGACACGGACTCCCGGGAGGCGGCGTGA
- a CDS encoding transglutaminase TgpA family protein produces MRRPLRLRLVLRDLAAGAAFGAMAVSGQLPVWALGVFLGALVLALCDVRLVARHARLSALGLLVAAVLLGMQLMSGAMNAVVAACSFAGLIAAQRMLSTPDAAAEGQTHLTGLLMVAGGAALSGDMTYALCLIAFGVLASLSLALGVVEAAVPDGEPVPVRAVLRPLSGGVTFAVAGAVAFFVLFPRLNWAMVGPRSAPGLGAVSTAGFSNTVRLGGAGTIKSNPRVVLRAQLAPDPGRDALDAYWVGRTYDTFDGLEWTNVAGAQQTERQITLRPASDTLVHQRIELLPAYGSRTLIALETPSRLGNALAHTPTGTRSSPVQLHGGGEVRFTITAPSYTYEAYSLPPDGKADLSTALLQPEKDQLLALPEHLDPRVGQLASRVLAGEKEPLAAARKLASFLQRDYAYTLEQGGMPEDPLGDFLFVRKAGHCEHFATALTVLLRTQGIPARLATGFYGGTRVDGGYLVRAGDAHAWTHVLVPGRGFITVDATPPSNRTSQGPVLLERLLALYEAVEARWRNSVVDYSFRDQFELASALVRPPRRPAGSAENPGSSRLPPPRAWVTAAVVAFVVWRASRFASRWTSRAPALEATRLLDRVEALLQRAHVPRFEHEALEDLTTRLARDGHPLALALTPLTRRYLEARFGRRALREGEAEHLLATLRRALEAEAARRAVKPDGQSSPTARAS; encoded by the coding sequence GTGAGGCGTCCCTTGCGGCTGCGGCTCGTCCTGCGCGACCTGGCGGCGGGTGCGGCCTTCGGCGCGATGGCCGTGTCCGGGCAGCTCCCCGTGTGGGCGCTGGGGGTGTTCCTCGGCGCGCTGGTGCTGGCGCTGTGCGACGTGCGGCTGGTCGCGCGCCATGCGCGCCTGTCCGCGCTGGGGCTGCTGGTCGCGGCAGTCCTGCTGGGCATGCAGCTGATGTCCGGCGCGATGAACGCGGTGGTGGCCGCGTGCTCCTTCGCGGGCCTCATCGCCGCGCAGCGGATGCTGTCCACGCCGGACGCCGCCGCCGAGGGCCAGACGCACCTGACGGGCCTGTTGATGGTGGCCGGCGGCGCGGCGCTGTCGGGCGACATGACGTACGCGCTGTGCCTCATCGCCTTCGGGGTCCTGGCCAGCCTGTCGCTGGCGCTGGGCGTGGTGGAGGCGGCGGTGCCGGACGGCGAACCCGTGCCCGTGCGCGCGGTGCTGCGGCCCCTGTCGGGCGGCGTGACCTTCGCGGTCGCCGGCGCGGTGGCCTTCTTCGTCCTCTTCCCCCGCCTCAACTGGGCCATGGTGGGGCCGCGGTCGGCACCGGGCCTGGGCGCGGTCAGCACCGCGGGCTTCTCCAACACCGTGCGGCTGGGCGGCGCGGGCACCATCAAGAGCAACCCGCGCGTGGTGCTGCGTGCCCAGCTCGCCCCCGACCCGGGCCGGGACGCGCTGGACGCCTATTGGGTGGGCCGCACCTACGACACCTTCGACGGGCTGGAGTGGACGAACGTCGCCGGCGCCCAGCAGACCGAGCGGCAGATCACCCTGCGCCCCGCCAGCGACACGCTGGTGCACCAGCGCATCGAGCTGCTGCCCGCCTACGGCAGCCGCACGCTCATCGCGCTGGAGACGCCGTCGCGGCTGGGCAACGCCCTGGCCCACACGCCCACGGGGACGCGGAGCAGCCCTGTGCAGTTGCACGGCGGCGGCGAGGTGCGCTTCACCATCACCGCCCCCTCGTACACCTACGAGGCCTACAGCCTGCCCCCGGACGGCAAGGCGGACCTGTCCACGGCCCTGCTCCAGCCGGAGAAGGATCAGCTCCTGGCGCTGCCCGAGCACCTGGATCCGCGCGTGGGCCAGCTCGCGTCGCGGGTGCTCGCGGGAGAGAAGGAGCCGCTGGCCGCGGCGCGCAAGCTCGCCAGCTTCCTGCAGCGCGACTACGCGTACACGCTGGAGCAGGGAGGCATGCCGGAGGATCCGCTGGGCGACTTCCTCTTCGTGCGCAAGGCGGGGCATTGCGAACACTTCGCCACCGCGCTGACGGTGCTGCTGCGCACGCAGGGCATCCCTGCGCGGCTGGCCACCGGCTTCTACGGTGGAACGCGCGTGGACGGCGGCTACCTGGTGCGCGCGGGGGACGCGCACGCGTGGACGCATGTGCTCGTCCCGGGGCGCGGCTTCATCACGGTGGACGCCACGCCCCCGTCGAATCGGACCAGCCAGGGGCCCGTGCTCCTGGAGCGGCTGCTCGCCCTCTATGAGGCCGTGGAGGCGCGCTGGCGCAACTCCGTCGTCGACTACTCGTTCCGCGATCAGTTCGAACTGGCGAGCGCCCTGGTGCGCCCGCCCCGCCGCCCCGCTGGGTCCGCCGAGAATCCGGGCTCGAGCCGCCTGCCTCCGCCCCGCGCGTGGGTGACGGCCGCCGTCGTGGCCTTCGTCGTCTGGCGCGCCAGCCGCTTCGCCTCTCGCTGGACGAGCCGCGCTCCTGCCCTGGAGGCCACGCGCTTGCTGGACCGCGTGGAGGCGCTGCTCCAGCGCGCCCACGTCCCGCGCTTCGAACACGAGGCGCTGGAGGACCTGACCACGCGCCTGGCCCGCGACGGACACCCGCTGGCCCTGGCCCTGACGCCCCTCACCCGCCGCTACCTGGAAGCGCGCTTCGGCCGCCGGGCCCTGCGCGAGGGAGAGGCCGAGCACCTGCTCGCCACGCTCCGCCGCGCTCTGGAAGCGGAAGCCGCACGCCGCGCCGTGAAACCAGACGGCCAATCAAGCCCTACCGCCCGCGCTTCCTGA
- a CDS encoding RNA polymerase factor sigma-32: protein MQASTEQSSNSGSLAMYLSEINQYSLLKVEEEQELARRFIKGDLAAGHRLVTSNLRFVVKVSYEYRSYGIKMSDLIQEGNIGLMKAVQKFDPDKGIRLISYAVWWIRAYIQNYILKSWSLVKLGTTQAQRKLFFSLARTRRELEKLGSGEAVVNVDEIARKLHVKPGEVREMEQRMGGRDLSLDAPMGEDGGNSHVDFVVSAAAPQDDEFADKEEAGLINNRVRTALMRLDPRERFIIEQRVMNERPMTLKELGEHFGFSRERARQLEIRAKDKLKSELAALMAEVDPETLAAQG, encoded by the coding sequence ATGCAGGCTTCGACCGAGCAATCATCCAACTCCGGCTCCCTCGCGATGTACCTCTCGGAGATCAACCAGTACTCGCTGCTGAAGGTGGAGGAGGAGCAGGAGCTGGCGCGGCGGTTCATCAAGGGGGACCTGGCGGCGGGCCACCGCCTGGTGACGAGCAACCTGCGCTTCGTGGTGAAGGTCTCCTACGAGTACCGCTCCTATGGCATCAAGATGTCCGACCTCATCCAGGAGGGGAATATCGGCCTGATGAAGGCGGTGCAGAAGTTCGACCCGGACAAGGGCATCCGCCTCATCTCCTACGCGGTGTGGTGGATCCGCGCGTACATCCAGAACTACATCCTCAAGAGCTGGTCGCTGGTGAAGCTTGGAACCACCCAGGCGCAGCGCAAGCTGTTCTTCAGTCTGGCGCGCACGCGCCGCGAGCTGGAGAAGCTGGGCAGCGGCGAGGCCGTGGTGAACGTGGATGAGATTGCCCGCAAGCTCCATGTGAAGCCAGGCGAGGTCCGGGAGATGGAGCAGCGCATGGGCGGGCGCGACCTCTCCCTGGACGCCCCCATGGGCGAGGACGGGGGCAACAGCCACGTGGACTTCGTGGTGAGCGCCGCGGCGCCGCAGGACGACGAGTTCGCGGACAAGGAGGAGGCGGGCCTCATCAACAACCGCGTGCGCACGGCCCTCATGCGGTTGGATCCACGGGAGCGCTTCATCATCGAGCAGCGCGTGATGAACGAGCGCCCCATGACGCTCAAGGAGCTGGGCGAGCACTTTGGCTTCTCCCGCGAGCGCGCCCGACAGCTGGAGATCCGCGCCAAGGACAAGCTCAAGTCGGAGCTGGCCGCCCTGATGGCGGAGGTGGATCCGGAGACGCTCGCCGCCCAGGGTTGA
- a CDS encoding OPT family oligopeptide transporter, with the protein MSHGSPPVVDDRVPLAEAHGAPHKPYVSPQQSPAELTIRGLVLGSVLGIVFAASSVYLAIKVGLTVSASIPVAVLSIAIFRALGRSSILENTIVQTTGSAGESLAFGVAAALPALLILGYDISLTHAFLTAALGGVLGVLMMIPLRQGLIVQEHGKLTYPEGTASADVLIVGEQGGTNARTVILGFIIGGVYKFAYSGMKLFKEAIGTPIKGLKAATLSTEVSPELLGVGYIIGPRVASITFAGGVLSYLILIPMVSFFGSGMETPLLVHNGMLIRDMSPDQIRNAYVLYIGAGAVATGGLISLIRSLPTIVGAFKRSVETLRASRTQGQLPTVLRTDQDLPITVVLVGSALLILAIWLAPPLHVNFISAILIVIFGFFFVTVSARITGEIGSSSNPISGMVVATLLVTCLVYLLFGWTSSPDRFMALTTAAIVGIAASNGGTTAQDLKTAFLVGGTPKRQQIALFVGVLTSAMFIGLVLVLLNQGATAVIPEAHPGVQVTELTDTTRTQHTYRWAVSQDALSQRGMTPAQLKRSLWAERLDMVPADGALELRSWRPVPAQELAGLTLSPANGPSLKLSDAGAVTAGPDRVYREGFVRGADTPVPAGRYLVDDQGGIQYVVDPGIGGRISEYEGQTLTRYSAPKAQLFALIIDGILTQRLPWDLVLLGVFIALMLELCGVSSLPFAVGVYLPISSSAPIFVGGMVRHFVDKLRGGSAAESEFSPGTLMSSGYIAGGSIAGVLIAFLEIASDGAWTRAINLPALFGHEGAFGAFLNAVGESELAHPTWSNVWGLAFFTVLTAVLFRSALKGKSGAEAPPPSH; encoded by the coding sequence TTGTCCCACGGTTCCCCGCCGGTCGTCGATGATCGCGTCCCCCTCGCGGAAGCGCATGGCGCCCCGCACAAACCCTATGTGTCCCCGCAGCAGTCGCCCGCGGAGCTGACGATCCGCGGCCTGGTGCTCGGGTCGGTGCTGGGCATCGTGTTCGCGGCGTCGTCCGTGTACCTGGCCATCAAGGTCGGCCTCACGGTGTCCGCGTCCATCCCGGTGGCGGTGCTCTCCATCGCCATCTTCCGGGCCCTGGGGCGCTCCAGCATCCTGGAGAACACCATCGTCCAGACGACGGGCTCCGCGGGTGAGTCGCTGGCATTCGGCGTGGCGGCGGCGCTGCCGGCGCTGCTCATCCTGGGCTACGACATCAGCCTCACGCACGCGTTCCTCACCGCGGCCCTGGGCGGCGTGCTGGGCGTGTTGATGATGATTCCCCTGCGCCAGGGCCTCATCGTCCAGGAGCACGGCAAGCTCACCTACCCGGAGGGCACCGCGAGCGCGGACGTGCTGATTGTCGGTGAGCAGGGCGGCACCAACGCGCGCACGGTCATCCTGGGTTTCATCATCGGCGGCGTCTACAAGTTCGCCTACTCCGGGATGAAGCTCTTCAAGGAGGCCATCGGCACGCCCATCAAGGGGCTCAAGGCCGCGACGCTCTCCACGGAGGTGTCCCCGGAGCTGTTGGGCGTGGGCTACATCATCGGGCCGCGCGTCGCGTCCATCACCTTCGCGGGCGGCGTGCTCAGCTACCTCATCCTCATCCCGATGGTGTCCTTCTTCGGCAGCGGCATGGAGACGCCGCTGCTCGTGCACAACGGGATGCTCATCCGGGACATGTCGCCGGATCAGATCCGCAACGCGTACGTGCTCTACATCGGCGCGGGCGCGGTGGCGACGGGCGGCCTCATCAGCCTCATCCGCTCCCTGCCCACCATCGTGGGCGCCTTCAAGCGCAGCGTGGAGACGCTGCGCGCGTCGCGCACGCAGGGGCAGCTGCCCACGGTGCTGCGCACGGACCAGGACCTGCCCATCACGGTGGTGCTGGTGGGCAGCGCGCTGCTCATCCTGGCCATCTGGCTGGCGCCCCCGCTGCACGTGAACTTCATCTCCGCCATCCTCATCGTCATCTTCGGCTTCTTCTTCGTGACGGTGAGCGCGCGCATCACCGGTGAGATTGGCAGCTCCTCCAACCCCATCTCCGGCATGGTGGTGGCGACGCTGCTGGTGACCTGCCTCGTGTACCTGCTGTTCGGCTGGACGTCGTCGCCGGACCGCTTCATGGCGCTCACCACGGCGGCCATCGTGGGCATCGCGGCGTCCAACGGCGGCACCACCGCGCAGGACCTGAAGACGGCGTTCCTCGTGGGCGGCACGCCCAAGCGCCAGCAGATCGCCCTCTTCGTGGGCGTGCTGACCAGCGCGATGTTCATCGGCCTGGTGCTGGTGCTGCTCAACCAGGGCGCCACCGCGGTCATCCCGGAGGCCCACCCGGGCGTGCAGGTGACGGAGCTGACGGACACCACGCGCACCCAGCACACCTACCGCTGGGCGGTGAGCCAGGACGCGCTCTCCCAGCGCGGCATGACGCCCGCGCAGCTCAAGCGCTCGCTGTGGGCGGAGCGCCTGGACATGGTGCCTGCGGACGGCGCGCTGGAGCTGCGCAGCTGGCGCCCGGTGCCCGCCCAGGAGCTCGCGGGCCTCACGCTGTCGCCGGCCAACGGCCCGTCGCTGAAGCTGTCCGACGCGGGCGCCGTCACCGCCGGGCCGGACCGCGTCTACCGGGAAGGCTTCGTGCGCGGCGCGGACACGCCCGTGCCCGCCGGGCGCTACCTGGTGGATGATCAGGGCGGCATCCAGTACGTGGTGGACCCGGGCATCGGCGGCCGCATCAGCGAGTACGAGGGCCAGACGCTCACCCGCTACTCGGCGCCCAAGGCGCAGCTGTTCGCGCTCATCATCGACGGCATCCTCACGCAGCGGCTGCCCTGGGACCTGGTGCTCCTGGGCGTCTTCATCGCGCTGATGCTGGAGCTGTGCGGCGTGTCCTCGCTGCCCTTCGCGGTGGGCGTGTACCTGCCCATCAGCAGCAGCGCCCCCATCTTCGTGGGCGGCATGGTGCGCCACTTCGTGGACAAGCTGCGCGGCGGCAGCGCGGCGGAGTCGGAGTTCTCCCCCGGCACGCTGATGTCGTCCGGCTACATCGCGGGCGGCTCCATCGCGGGCGTGCTCATCGCGTTCCTGGAGATCGCCAGCGACGGCGCCTGGACGCGCGCCATCAACCT